The Schizosaccharomyces pombe strain 972h- genome assembly, chromosome: I genome contains a region encoding:
- the vps8 gene encoding WD repeat-containing protein Vps8 produces MQSKYGRSSLKIKNGDDTRTLRALSFSKDSVNSSSFDNEAASTTLGISTAIHASNRPFRQDEYSWNDCWMRWGQLRRVSSQLRELRFTMNDQPATVTSIAYQGTLLVAGTSSGHVLLNDWRTNDFQILKPGLSSNESVTLPVTSLAISNSKRIVCQGHAGGIIFVWDVSRKPPLQLFTINQHSEDSVLTHLVFNGNSDDVLLSTDHLGKIAVHEFYNLVINKHCTSWNLDMSKSNSLNLDSIIVDTSSISFEELHITGVKHFSFVVLQSLQSIQIVTLFPKTTLIYEFKYPAGIVSSACHSFSSSIVHKNGENTKLHAFFATAYNNNLRLYSVTFHKGYMSLQLMDRKKFAKAIWKLWWFPSSSIIIILFDDMELAFVNSMSLDIIGTSTILDKSLLRWDWYSNSLAAIGVSQTVFPFISSSLCISPRYMFVVNSETVSVGSFLMVSEQLQMLSERYGFFDSIKFGSYCVSNLSIFPKLLLEKTSVINLIMALYVKLLKSLARDFPARSPFEATSQKTNDYELEVQHLFTWTCELYSENFNTVISSFIIANSLGILPEIIEQIIPVFTRVGKVYVVLEALFDLILSQRFTNPSPQLQHHILNYLNDCKRLQDMDKLIPCIEYQSLDLDFITKFSRSKGLFDSLCYVSIYAFNDYSIPLVQFLNLLKSDIDSPSEETSINVEKGFHFLLYSLTGMKYPLGHSNNINDAYVVIHTLLKVIFSVVPLPFDVPVDNSVDFPYLRLFLEKHADDFFRCLEVAFDYPYFSLEKVTIAKKLLDTVNRQWILECISQLYEKKKSVSQSYYIFVSHVTANYSNQLLFSQSFYQGILDGLCNIDVPDDKREVVEAAIEELLTVYEHFDIATTLLSCWDHQLYQVILHISFKCGRYEDYIEAILALWKQKGQKHSFVSESSEALISLVFNNLQTINRFPGHRERYVSTLISHCGDLFAINHVCFVRNSLKYLLDDFTKVITKTFSIKSIRLQFLSLIIYEITYEQLSSWYRERTILSFLELVSFDQGDVKMLELLRLHPKLVRLQGLMEILNKNDCIESCIFVYRELAEYKLALSHVSKYIEKSMSVFDLEKSDDMTSRRIERLCLHLKTVVPLFEQCTKEVSAEDVTNFWLELVFTLLLVYIKLSLKGSINSQITFKDFQQELSLCIENLLDSFLSKTNSYKIALNTVLVRICEEASRNEHSDQYLRKLLLKLITDLYINHDITKECFLLWDMKQFYEIRSTLLQNASGVLVEDPKLQKNAKGQYTSKLKVYFSGLIEREDL; encoded by the coding sequence AGAGAACTCAGATTTACCATGAATGATCAGCCTGCAACTGTCACGTCTATCGCTTATCAAGGTACGTTGTTAGTAGCTGGAACATCCTCTGGACACGTATTGTTGAATGATTGGCGAACGAATGACTTTCAAATCCTCAAGCCTGGTTTATCTTCTAATGAATCCGTTACTCTACCTGTCACTTCTTTAGCGATTTCGAATTCTAAAAGAATTGTATGCCAAGGACATGCTGGTggcattatttttgtttgggATGTTAGCCGAAAGCCTCCCCTACAGTTGTTTACAATTAATCAACATTCGGAAGATTCTGTGTTGACACACCTCGTATTTAATGGTAATTCTGATGATGTTTTACTTTCTACCGATCATCTCGGTAAAATTGCTGTTCACGAGTTTTACAATTTGGTTATTAATAAACATTGCACTTCCTGGAATCTAGATATgtcaaaatcaaatagCTTAAATTTAGACTCTATTATTGTCGATACTTCCAGCATATCTTTTGAAGAACTTCACATTACAGGTGTGAagcatttttctttcgttGTACTCCAATCTTTACAATCGATTCAAATTGTGACTCTTTTTCCTAAAACTACTCTTATTTATGAATTCAAATATCCCGCCGGAATTGTTTCTTCTGCTTGTCACTCATTTTCCTCAAGTATAGTTCATAAAAACGGTGAGAATACCAAGCTGCATGCATTTTTTGCTACAGCATATAACAACAACCTTAGGTTGTATTCGGTTACTTTTCACAAGGGATACATGTCATTACAACTTATggatagaaaaaaatttgccaAAGCAATTTGGAAGCTCTGGTGGTTTCCTTCTAGTAGcattataataattttattcgATGATATGGAGTTAGCTTTTGTTAATAGCATGTCTTTGGACATCATTGGCACTTCTACCATATTGGATAAATCTCTTTTAAGGTGGGATTGGTATTCAAACTCATTAGCTGCAATTGGTGTTTCACAAACCGTTTTTCCCTTCATCTCCTCTAGTTTATGCATTTCACCTCGATATATGTTTGTTGTCAATTCTGAAACCGTCTCAGTTGGATCATTTTTAATGGTTTCTGAGCAATTACAAATGCTTTCAGAACGTTATGGATTTTTTgattcaattaaatttggGAGTTATTGTGTTTCAAATTTAAGTATTTTCCCCAAATTACTGTTGGAGAAAACTTCTGTGATTAATTTGATTATGGCTCTGTATGTTAAATTGCTGAAGTCATTGGCCCGTGATTTCCCTGCTAGATCTCCATTTGAAGCTACTAGCCAGAAAACGAATGATTATGAGCTAGAGGTTCAGCATCTCTTCACATGGACTTGTGAACTTTACTCAGAGAATTTTAATACTGTAATATCAAGTTTTATAATAGCTAATTCTTTGGGCATTTTACCAGAAATAATTGAGCAAATTATTCCTGTGTTTACCAGGGTCGGCAAAGTATATGTTGTATTGGAAGctttatttgatttaattctTAGTCAGAGATTTACCAATCCTTCTCCGCAATTACAGCATCATATccttaattatttaaacgATTGCAAGCGGCTACAAGATATGGATAAACTTATTCCTTGCATTGAATACCAATCCCTTGATTTAGATTTTATCACAAAGTTCTCTCGTTCCAAAGGGTTGTTTGATTCTCTTTGTTACGTATCAATTTATGCTTTTAACGATTATTCGATACCTTTGgtacaatttttaaacctTTTGAAATCCGACATCGATTCGCCTTCTGAAGAGACTTCAATAAACGTGGAAAAAggatttcattttcttttatattcaTTGACTGGTATGAAATATCCGCTTGGACATTCCAACAATATCAATGATGCTTATGTAGTTATACATACTCTCCTAAAAGTTATATTTTCGGTAGTACCATTACCTTTTGATGTTCCGGTAGATAACTCGGTGGATTTTCCCTATCTACGCttgtttttggaaaagcaTGCCGATGATTTCTTTCGGTGTTTAGAAGTGGCATTTGACTATCCTTATTTCTCTCTAGAAAAAGTTACAATTGCTAAAAAATTGCTGGATACTGTAAATCGACAATGGATACTAGAATGTATATCTCAGTTATatgagaagaaaaaatccgTTTCGCAGAGCTATTATATTTTCGTATCTCATGTCACCGCGAACTATTCGAATCAACTGTTATTCTCACAGTCTTTTTATCAAGGCATTTTGGATGGGCTTTGTAATATTGATGTTCCAGACGACAAAAGGGAAGTAGTAGAAGCTGCGATTGAAGAATTGTTGACTGTCTACGAACATTTTGATATTGCTACCACATTGCTTTCTTGTTGGGATCATCAGTTATACCAAGTAATCCTTcatatttctttcaaatgtGGTAGATATGAAGATTATATAGAAGCGATATTGGCATTGTGGAAGCAAAAAGGTCAAAAACATTCTTTTGTATCTGAATCTTCTGAGGCATTGATTAGTTTAGTATTTAACAATTTGCAAACTATCAATCGCTTCCCTGGTCATCGAGAGAGATACGTATCAACTTTGATTAGTCATTGCGGGGATTTATTTGCAATCAACCatgtttgttttgttcGAAATTCATTAAAGTATCTTCTTGATGATTTTACCAAAGTGATTACCAAGACATTCTCAATTAAATCAATCCGATTACAATTTTTGAGCCTAATCATCTACGAAATCACTTACGAACAACTTTCAAGTTGGTACCGAGAGAGAACtatactttcttttctagAACTTGTCTCATTTGATCAAGGCGACGTAAAGATGCTTGAACTTCTTCGTCTTCACCCAAAACTTGTAAGGTTACAAGGGCTTatggaaattttgaataaaaatgacTGTATTGAATCTTGCATATTTGTATATCGTGAGCTTGCTGAATACAAATTAGCTTTATCTCATGTCTCCAAGTACATTGAGAAATCAATGTCTGTTTTCGACCTCGAAAAAAGCGACGATATGACAAGTCGAAGGATTGAGCGTCTATGTTTACACCTAAAAACAGTGGTTCCTTTGTTTGAGCAGTGCACGAAAGAAGTTTCAGCGGAAGATGTCACTAATTTTTGGTTAGAATTGGTGTTTACTCTTCTTCTTGTATACATCAAATTAAGCCTCAAAGGTTCGATAAATAGTCAAATTACGTTTAAAGATTTTCAGCAAGAGCTTTCCCTTtgcattgaaaatttgttgGATAGTTTCCTTAGCAAAACCAATTCTTATAAAATCGCATTGAATACGGTATTGGTCAGAATTTGTGAAGAGGCATCAAGGAACGAGCATTCTGATCAATATTTAAGAAAACTGTTATTAAAACTGATCACTGACTTATATATCAATCACGATATTACTAAAGAATGCTTTCTTTTATGGGATATGAAACAGTTTTATGAAATCCGCAGCACATTACTACAAAACGCCAGCGGTGTATTAGTTGAGGATccaaaattgcaaaaaaatgcgAAAGGACAATACACTTCTAAGCTTAAAGTATATTTTTCCGGACTTATTGAACGAGAAGACTTATAA
- the osm1 gene encoding fumerate reductase → MRCLTIYTWTFRRLPFIPSTNSASFFSTLRFNMSTANNTQAIVIGGGLAGLSATNTILDLGGNVLLLDKNTAFGGNSVKAASGINAAPTQLQFDQHVSDSVNTFYNDSILSAKSKAKPELLRTLTSKSSSAVDWLSERFGLQMDQLSRLAGHSEPRTHRGTHPDYPFKPLAFVLVDQTEKFAASHPDRLQIKKNARVTRLLTNPNHDKVFGVEYMDLSDKSNHTVYGPVVLATGGYAADYSDDSLLKLYHPEALSLSTTNGPYCTGDGHKMVMSIGGSTVDLDLVQIHPTGFVDPKDPTALTKFLAAEALRGSGAVLLTSQGRRFCDELGYRDYVTGEMMKLKSPVYLVLNSAAAEEVANFIKFYSFKGLMKKMKAEELCSTLNCTKDELASTFSEYNRAAKGEIPDEFGRKYFGKTPLELTDTFTVGEVVPVLHYTMGGVQVDTQSRVLSTNGNVIDGLFAAGEIVGGIHGENRLGGSSLLACVVFGRLAGQGASSTMLRRFIASSTSTASS, encoded by the exons atgcgATGCTTAACGATTTATACATGGACTTTTAGGCGTCTTCCTTTCATACCCTCTACAAACTCAGCGTCTTTTTTTAGTACATTGAGATTCAACATGTCCACTGCTAACAATACTCAAGCAATTGTCATTGGTGGCGGTCTTGCTGGCCTTTCCGCAACAAATACGATATTAGATCTTGGGGGAAATGTTTTGCTGCTTGATAAAAACA CTGCTTTTGGAGGAAATAGCGTCAAAGCCGCTAGTGGTATTAATGCTGCTCCTACTCAATTACAGTTCGATCAGCATGTTTCCGACAGTGTAAATACTTTCTATAATGATTCCATCCTCTCCGCAAAGTCCAAGGCAAAACCCGAACTTTTGAGAACCTTGACTTCCAAGTCAAGCAGTGCTGTCGATTGGTTATCCGAACGATTTGGGTTACAAATGGATCAACTTTCTCGTTTGGCCGGCCACTCTGAGCCCCGTACCCATCGTGGTACCCATCCTGACTATCCTTTTAAGCCATTGgcttttgttttggttGATCAAACTGAAAAGTTTGCGGCTAGCCATCCCGATCGTTTACAAATTAAGAAGAATGCTCGTGTAACTCGTCTATTGACAAATCCCAATCACGACAAGGTTTTTGGTGTGGAATACATGGACTTGAGCGATAAAAGTAACCATACTGTTTATGGTCCTGTAGTACTCGCCACGGGTGGATATGCTGCCGATTACAGTGATGATTCACTTTTGAAGCTCTATCATCCTGAAGCTCTTTCTTTAAGTACTACAAATGGTCCCTATTGCACGGGTGACGGCCATAAAATGGTTATGTCCATCGGTGGTAGCACAGTAGACTTGGATCTTGTACAAATTCACCCAACAGGTTTCGTAGATCCTAAGGACCCTACTGCTTtgacaaaatttttggctGCTGAAGCCCTTCGAGGTTCAGGTGCCGTTTTGTTAACTTCTCAGGGACGTCGTTTTTGTGATGAATTGGGATACAGAGATTATGTTACGGGCGAAATGATGAAGCTTAAATCTCCGGTGTATCTAGTTCTTAATAGCGCTGCTGCCGAAGAGGTTGCTAactttatcaaattttatagCTTCAAAGgattgatgaaaaagatgaagGCTGAGGAATTGTGTTCTACGTTGAACTGTACTAAAGACGAATTAGCATCTACATTTTCCGAGTATAATCGTGCTGCCAAGGGGGAGATTCCTGATGAGTTTGGAAGAAAATACTTTGGAAAAACCCCGTTAGAGCTTACTGACACTTTTACTGTTGGTGAGGTTGTCCCCGTTTTGCATTATACCATGGGTGGTGTTCAGGTTGATACTCAGTCTCGCGTCTTGTCTACTAATGGAAATGTCATCGATGGTCTCTTTGCTGCTGGCGAAATCGTTGGTGGTATTCATGGAGAAAACCGTTTGGGGGGTAGTTCCTTGTTAGCTTGTGTCGTATTTGGCAGACTTGCTGGTCAAGGAGCCTCTAGTACAATGCTACGTCGTTTTATCGCATCTAGTACATCGACAGCATCCAGCTGA